From the Sphingomonas suaedae genome, one window contains:
- the dnaA gene encoding chromosomal replication initiator protein DnaA, translating into MDQATAWTRVRGNLRLSAGQRLFDQWLKPIVLIPGEDADTVRLGLPSAFMTNWVKNHYADRLVMEFRSQLPGVRTVSIETVDARATRELAADTPAASAATPASPSAQAGASVGASERPRFDSRFTFDRFVVDTSNRVAFNAARALAEPGKPRFSPLYLHSMTGQGKTHLMHAIGHAFLEACPDATAIYMPAERFMFEFVRAVREKDTFSFKARLRGVDLLMIDDLQFIAGKESTQEEFFHTVDEFMREGKRLVIAADRSPLALEGIETRLASRLGSGLAADIKPAELGLRRAILDRKLEDMPGAMVPGAVLDLLAARISSSVRELEGALNRLVAYAQLNNAEAVTIEFAESVLGEALRGGQRRVTIDEIQKAVSSHFDVKQLDLVSQRRAVAIARPRQIAMYLAKRLTTRSLPEIGRKFGNRDHSTVIHAVRRIEELRGTDSEIDGAVRSLMRQLEA; encoded by the coding sequence CCTCGGCCTGCCCTCCGCCTTCATGACCAACTGGGTCAAGAATCACTATGCCGACCGGCTGGTGATGGAATTCCGCTCGCAGCTGCCCGGCGTTCGGACCGTCTCGATCGAGACGGTCGACGCCCGCGCAACCCGCGAACTTGCCGCCGATACCCCTGCGGCTTCGGCGGCAACGCCCGCCTCGCCCTCGGCCCAGGCCGGAGCGAGCGTCGGAGCGTCCGAGCGTCCGCGGTTCGATTCGCGCTTCACCTTCGACCGGTTCGTGGTGGATACCAGCAACCGCGTTGCCTTCAACGCCGCGCGCGCGCTGGCCGAGCCGGGCAAGCCGCGTTTCAGCCCGCTCTACCTTCACAGCATGACCGGGCAGGGCAAGACCCACCTCATGCACGCGATCGGCCATGCCTTTCTCGAAGCCTGTCCGGATGCGACCGCGATCTACATGCCCGCCGAACGGTTCATGTTCGAGTTCGTCCGCGCCGTGCGCGAGAAGGATACGTTCAGCTTCAAGGCGCGGCTGCGCGGGGTCGATCTGCTGATGATCGACGATCTCCAGTTCATCGCGGGCAAGGAGTCGACCCAGGAGGAATTCTTTCACACGGTCGATGAGTTCATGCGCGAAGGAAAGCGCCTGGTCATCGCTGCCGACCGCAGCCCGCTTGCGCTCGAAGGGATCGAGACGCGGCTCGCCTCGCGGCTGGGATCGGGGCTTGCCGCCGACATCAAGCCCGCCGAACTCGGCCTGCGCCGCGCGATCCTCGACCGCAAGCTTGAGGATATGCCAGGCGCCATGGTGCCGGGGGCGGTGCTCGACCTGCTCGCGGCGCGGATCAGTTCGTCGGTGCGCGAACTGGAAGGGGCGCTCAACCGCCTCGTCGCCTATGCGCAGCTCAATAACGCCGAAGCGGTGACGATCGAATTCGCCGAAAGCGTGCTGGGCGAGGCTCTGCGCGGTGGCCAGCGCCGGGTGACGATCGACGAGATTCAGAAGGCCGTTTCGTCGCATTTCGACGTCAAACAGCTCGATCTGGTATCGCAGCGTCGCGCCGTCGCGATCGCCCGTCCGCGCCAGATCGCGATGTATCTCGCCAAGCGGCTGACCACGCGCTCGCTTCCCGAGATCGGTCGCAAATTCGGCAATCGCGACCATTCTACCGTCATCCACGCCGTCCGTCGCATCGAGGAACTGCGCGGCACCGACAGCGAGATCGACGGCGCGGTCCGCAGCCTGATGCGGCAGCTCGAAGCCTGA
- the aroB gene encoding 3-dehydroquinate synthase has product MKIVPVALGARSYEVRIKAGLLDDAAAHLGPLARNRPFVIVTDTNVARHAERLAATLAAAGLASDTIVLPAGEATKSWAQLESLTDALLERGIERGDHVIALGGGVIGDLVGFATAILKRGCNFVQMPTTLLAQVDSSVGGKTAINSRAGKNLIGAFHQPSLVLIDPDLLDTLPLREQRAGYAEVVKYGLIDDLGFFEWCEGNGLALLSGDSSARAYAIAHSVGAKARIVAEDERETTGKRALLNLGHTFGHALEAETGFSDRLLHGEGVAAGMALAFAYSARRGLCPGQDAERVAAHLRASGLPFDLASAGIAASGARLVEHMLHDKKMDAGTLPFLLARGIGQTYLDKQVDLADVASFLDELPR; this is encoded by the coding sequence ATGAAGATCGTCCCGGTCGCGCTGGGTGCGCGCAGCTATGAGGTGCGGATCAAGGCCGGGCTGCTGGACGATGCCGCCGCGCATCTCGGCCCCCTCGCCCGCAACCGTCCCTTTGTCATCGTCACCGACACCAATGTCGCGCGCCATGCCGAACGGCTCGCCGCGACGCTCGCGGCTGCCGGACTGGCCAGCGACACGATCGTCCTGCCCGCAGGCGAAGCGACCAAGAGCTGGGCACAGCTCGAATCGCTCACCGACGCGCTGCTGGAGCGCGGGATCGAGCGCGGCGACCATGTCATCGCGCTGGGCGGCGGGGTGATTGGCGATCTGGTCGGCTTCGCCACCGCGATCCTCAAGCGCGGCTGCAACTTCGTACAGATGCCGACGACGTTGCTGGCGCAGGTCGACAGCTCGGTCGGCGGCAAGACCGCGATCAACAGCCGCGCGGGCAAGAATCTGATCGGGGCGTTTCATCAGCCTTCGCTGGTGCTGATCGACCCGGATTTGCTCGACACGCTTCCGCTGCGCGAGCAGCGCGCCGGTTATGCGGAAGTCGTCAAATACGGCCTGATCGACGATCTCGGATTTTTCGAATGGTGTGAGGGCAATGGCCTCGCGCTGCTGTCCGGCGATTCGTCGGCGCGCGCCTATGCCATCGCCCATTCGGTCGGCGCCAAGGCGCGGATCGTCGCGGAGGATGAGCGCGAGACCACCGGCAAGCGTGCGTTGCTCAACCTTGGCCACACCTTCGGCCATGCGCTGGAGGCGGAAACCGGCTTTTCCGACCGGCTGCTGCATGGCGAAGGCGTTGCGGCGGGCATGGCGCTTGCCTTTGCCTATTCGGCGCGGCGCGGCCTGTGTCCGGGGCAGGATGCCGAGCGGGTCGCGGCACATCTGCGGGCGAGCGGGCTGCCGTTCGACCTGGCTAGCGCCGGGATCGCCGCGAGCGGGGCACGGCTGGTGGAGCATATGCTGCACGACAAGAAGATGGACGCAGGCACCCTCCCCTTCCTGCTCGCACGCGGAATCGGGCAGACCTATTTGGACAAGCAGGTCGATCTGGCCGACGTGGCGTCGTTCCTGGACGAACTGCCGCGCTAA
- a CDS encoding shikimate kinase — MLQTRPSLAQPITRPIVLIGLMGVGKTTVGRRLAQRLKLPFVDADAEIEAAAGMTVAEIFDRFGEPHFRDGERRVIARLIDGAPKIIATGGGAFLNDATRALILDQATAIWLDAPPEVLAERVAKRDHRPLLRGKDPLKVLTELAAVRNPVYALAPIHIASKAAPHETTVNAILTAIGR; from the coding sequence ATGCTGCAAACCCGTCCATCTCTCGCCCAGCCGATTACCCGCCCGATCGTGCTGATCGGGCTGATGGGCGTGGGCAAGACCACGGTGGGGCGTCGCCTAGCCCAGCGGCTCAAACTCCCCTTTGTCGATGCCGATGCGGAGATCGAGGCGGCGGCGGGGATGACCGTCGCCGAAATCTTCGACCGGTTCGGCGAACCGCATTTCCGCGATGGCGAGCGGCGGGTGATCGCGCGGCTGATCGACGGCGCGCCCAAGATTATCGCGACCGGAGGCGGCGCATTCCTGAACGACGCGACCCGCGCCCTGATCCTTGACCAGGCGACCGCGATCTGGCTGGACGCTCCCCCAGAAGTCCTGGCGGAGCGGGTCGCAAAGCGCGACCATCGCCCGTTATTGCGTGGAAAGGACCCGCTAAAGGTGCTCACCGAACTCGCCGCCGTGCGCAATCCCGTCTACGCGCTCGCGCCGATCCATATCGCCAGCAAGGCTGCGCCACACGAGACGACGGTGAATGCGATCCTGACGGCAATCGGCCGATGA
- a CDS encoding tyrosine-type recombinase/integrase, with protein MTAIAPGDDGALIERFLEMLAAEAGAAPNTLAAYGADLRLASQTLDGALAGADRAAIERLGEGWRDLSRATVARKSAALRRFFAFLLDEGFRADDPGGALPRPGSGRGLPKTLSGRDVEAIFAAIQARIDRVPPDPRDLRLLALIELLYGSGLRATELVSLPRGAVQPDKPYLILRGKGGKERLVPLSDRARAAVAAWRAHVDPARPWLFPSGKGHLSRIRLYQMVRAIAAEAGIPPDRISPHVLRHAFATHLLEGGADLRALQAMLGHADIATTEIYTHVDSARLVQLVNERHPLADAAASLRRVDAKRGGA; from the coding sequence TTGACCGCGATCGCTCCCGGCGACGACGGGGCGCTGATCGAACGCTTTCTGGAGATGCTCGCGGCCGAGGCTGGCGCCGCGCCCAACACGCTCGCCGCCTATGGTGCGGACCTGCGGCTTGCCTCCCAGACGCTGGACGGCGCGCTGGCGGGTGCGGACCGGGCGGCGATCGAGCGGCTGGGGGAGGGGTGGCGCGACCTCTCGCGCGCGACGGTCGCGCGCAAATCGGCGGCGCTGCGGCGCTTCTTCGCCTTTCTGCTCGACGAAGGGTTTCGTGCCGACGATCCCGGCGGGGCGTTGCCGCGACCCGGTAGCGGGCGCGGACTTCCGAAAACGCTTTCGGGCCGCGACGTCGAGGCGATCTTCGCCGCGATCCAGGCGCGGATCGACCGGGTGCCGCCCGATCCGCGCGACCTTAGACTACTCGCGCTGATCGAACTGCTCTACGGCTCGGGCCTGCGCGCGACCGAGCTGGTCTCCCTTCCGCGCGGCGCCGTCCAGCCCGACAAGCCCTATCTGATCCTGCGCGGCAAGGGCGGCAAGGAGCGGCTCGTCCCGTTGTCCGACCGCGCGCGTGCGGCGGTGGCCGCATGGCGCGCGCATGTCGATCCGGCACGGCCTTGGCTGTTCCCCTCGGGCAAGGGGCATTTGAGCCGTATCCGCCTCTACCAGATGGTCCGGGCGATCGCTGCCGAAGCCGGCATTCCGCCCGACCGGATCAGCCCGCACGTGCTGCGCCACGCCTTCGCGACGCATCTGCTCGAAGGCGGCGCCGATCTGCGCGCGCTTCAAGCGATGCTGGGCCATGCCGATATCGCCACGACCGAAATCTACACCCATGTCGACAGCGCGCGGCTGGTCCAGCTGGTCAACGAACGCCATCCACTCGCCGACGCAGCGGCATCGCTTCGCCGCGTTGACGCGAAGCGCGGCGGGGCATAG